A window of the Tachyglossus aculeatus isolate mTacAcu1 chromosome 2, mTacAcu1.pri, whole genome shotgun sequence genome harbors these coding sequences:
- the LOC119942701 gene encoding olfactory receptor 52N2-like has product MSFCNSSSFAPVLFTLNGIPSLEALHAWLSLPFCSIYVIATVGNCGLLYLIYHEEALHQPMYYFLAMLSSTDLVLCSSTVPRMLLLFWFDLREIDFSTCLIQMFVVHTFTGMESGVLMLMALDRYVAICYPLRYSTILTNPIIAKAGLVTFLRVAVLIIPFTVLTKRLPFCRSHVIPHTYCDHMSVAKLSCGNIKVNTIYGLMVAILIGGFDIFCISASYTAILRAVVSLSSAEAQRKAFSTCTAHISAIVISYVPAFFTFFTHRFGGHTIPHHVSIIIANLYLLLPSTMNPVIYGVKTKQIQEAVVRLLGGKRGNDP; this is encoded by the coding sequence ATGTCATTTTGCAACAGCTCCAGCTTCGCCCCAGTGCTTTTCACCCTGAATGGCATCCCAAGTCTGGAGGCCCTACAtgcctggctctccctccctttctgctccatATATGTCATCGCCACGGTGGGGAACTGTGGACTTCTGTACCTCATCTATCATGAGGAGGCACTACACCAGCCCATGTACTACTTCCTGGCCATGCTGTCCTCCACAGACCTGGTCCTGTGCAGCAGCACAGTGCCCAGAATGCTTCTTCTCTTCTGGTTCGATTTAAGGGAGATTGACTTCAGTACCTGCCTCATCCAGATGTTCGTTGTCCACACCTTCACGGGAATGGAATCCGGAGTCCTCATGCTCATGGCCCTGgatcgctatgtggccatctgctacCCTCTGAGATACTCCACCATCTTGACCAACCCCATCATCGCCAAGGCTGGGCTGGTCACTTTCCTCAGGGTGGCTGTTCTGATTATTCCCTTCACTGTCCTGACCAAGAGACTGCCCTTCTGTCggagccacgtcatcccccacaCCTACTGTGACCACATGTCTGTGGCCAAGTTGTCCTGTGGTAACATCAAAGTCAACACAATCTATGGGCTGATGGTTGCCATTCTAATTGGAGGATTTGACATCTTCTGTATTTCTGCATCCTACACCGCTATCCTCAGGGCCGTGGTGAGCCTGTCTTCGGCGGAAGCTCAGCGCAAAGCTTTCAGCACCTGCACTGCTCACATCTCTGCCATCGTCATCAGCTACGTGCCGGCTTTCTTCACCTTCTTCACCCACCGCTTTGGGGGCCACACAATCCCCCACCACGTAAGCATCATCATTGCCAATCTGTACCTGCTGCTGCCCTCGACGATGAACCCCGTCATCTATGGGGTGAAGACCAAGCAGATTCAGGAAGCGGTTGTCAGGCTTTTGGGTGGGAAAAGGGGCAATGACCCCTAA